In Bacillus weihaiensis, the genomic stretch GCAGTAAGCTTAGATAGCTTTTCAGTAGGTTTTACGTATGGGATGAGAAAAATGCGTATTCCTCTAAAATCAATCATTGTCATCGCATGCTGTTCAGCCGCCACGATGTTATTCGCAATGATGGTTGGAGAGCTTCTAACAAAGGTTTTTCCAATATATATAACAGAAAAATTAGGCGGTTTTATTTTAATGCTTATTGGTGCTTGGGTACTATACCAATTTTTTCGCCCGAGTAAAGAGAATCAAGAAGAAAAGGTAACAGGTGAAAAAACACTCATTAATTTTGAAATAAAAACGTTAGGTATTGTAATTAATATCTTGAGAAAGCCGATGTCGGCAGATATTGATAAATCAGGAACAATTACAGGGATTGAAGCTTTCCTATTGGGGTTTGCGCTGTCATTAGATGCATTTGGAGCGGGTATTGGTGCCGCAATGCTTGGGTATAATCCATTGATCATGAGTATTTTAGTGGCAGTCATGAGTTCAATCTTTGTCTCACTAGGCATTAAATCTGGTCATATTTTCTCAAGATTTAGTTGGATGGACAAATTTTCTTGCCTCCCCGGTATTATACTCATTATGATAGGGATATGGAAATTATAGTACTGGAGGAGAAGAAATGACGTTGGTCATTGGATTAACAGGCGGAATAGCAAGTGGGAAAAGTACAGTAACTTCAATGATTAAAGAAATGGGATTTCAAATAGTGGATGCAGACATGATCTCTAGAGAAGTGGTTAAAGCTGGAGAGTCTGCTTATCATGAAATTGTTAAACAATTTGGACCACAAATACTTAAAGTAAATAAAGAGCTAGACCGAGAGAAGCTTGGGAATGTTATTTTCTCAGATGAAGAAAAAAGAGTACAGCTAAACCAAATTGTACACCCTGCGGTTCGGAAAGAAATGTTGAAGAAAATACACGAAGCAAAAAGCGAGAATCTTCAAGCTATTGTTTTAGACATACCTTTATTATTTGAAAGTAAATTAACATACCTTGTCGACAAAGTACTAGTGATTTATGTTGATGAAAAAACGCAATTGTCTAGGCTGATGAATCGAAATAACTTAAGTGAACAGGATGCTAAAATGAGAATTCAATCTCAACTGTCTATTGAGAAAAAGAAGGAAATGGGGGATTACGTAATTGATAATAGTGGAACAATCCAAGAAACGAAAGAGCAGCTAAATGAAATAATTAAAAAATTGCTTAGTGAATAATAATATTGAGTTAATGTGAATGTCATTACCCTCATTAGGTTTACTACAGGAGCCAACTTCTAATCCACATAATTGACTAAAACATAACCCAACTATGACAAAACTCTCCAGTAGAGTTTTGGTATTAGTTTGGGTTTTTTCTTGCTGAAGGAAGGATGAGGATAGGATCTCTCATGGCTTACTTCTCCTCTTGCTCTTAGAAGAATGTATAATGAGTTATACGTTTTACTGAAATTAATAAAATAGTCAACACTAATTTCGTTTAATATGTTATACTTAAGTTGCTAATAACTTAAATAGTATAACATATTAATGTGAGAGGGGAAATATGATGAGAGCCAATATAGCGATAAATGGTTTTGGTCGTATTGGAAGAATGGTCTTTCGTAAAGCGATAATGGAGGATTTGAATATAATAGCGATAAATGCGAGTTATCCAGCGGAAACTTTAGCGCATTTAATTAAATATGATACAACTCACGGGAAGTTCAATGGGGACGTCATTCCTAATGGTGACCACTTAATTGTAAACGGTAACAAAGTTCTGCTTTTAAATGAAAGGCATCCTGAAAGACTTCCATGGGATTCTTTAGGTATTGATATTGTCATTGAAGCAACAGGCAAATTTAATCACAGAGACAACGCCATCTCCCATGTGAAGGCAGGTGCAAAAAAAGTCATTTTAACTGCCCCAGGTAAGCAGGAGGATATTACAATTGTTATGGGAGTAAATCATGATCAATTTGATGCACAGAAGCATACCATTATTTCAAATGCTTCGTGTACAACCAATTGTTTGGCTCCTGTGATCAAGGTATTAGATGATGAATTTACCATTCAGAATGGATTGATGACAACCGTACATGCGTATACAAATGATCAAAACAATATTGATAACCCACATAAAGATCTTAGAAGGGCAAGGTCATGTGCACAATCAATTATTCCAACTACGACCGGAGCAGCAAAGGCATTACAATTAGTTATACCTCATTTAAAAGGGAAGTTACATGGGATGGCTTTAAGAGTACCAACCCCAAATGTTTCTCTTGTTGATTTAGTAGTAGATCTAAAGAAAACCGTTTCGGTAGAAGATATTAACGAGGCGTTCAAGAGAGCGGCAACTACTACATTAAAAGGAATTATTGACTATACGACGGAACCTTTAGTCTCAGTGGATTTTAATACTAATCCTCATTCAGCGATTATTGATGGATTATCAACAATTGTCATGGAGGAGAGAAAAGTTAAAGTATTGGCTTGGTATGATAATGAATGGGGATACTCATGTAGAGTTGTCGATCTGACAAAGATGGTAGCTGCAAAAATAACTCACCTGTTAGAAGTCTGACCTAATTTTATTATTGTGTAACGAATGAAGATAGATAGAAAAGAGAAGAGTAGAAAAAGCAAACAGAGGTAATTTTAATCTGTTTGCTTTTTTGTTTTCAACTCCACTTCAAACGTCATCACTTTTTGGTTGTTGTGTAAGTTTGTGAAGAAGGATAGAACTGACAGTAGATGTGTAAAATAAGGAATGTAACCATGTATACAGATGACCCTTTAACTAAATTGAGTACTTTTTTCAAAAAGTTTATTGCAAAACATATATAAACAAAGTATACTATTTTTCGTGAACTTCTTATAAAAGCCAAGGTGTTACGGCTACTTAAAGGGTTAGGACCTCTCTGGACTAACTTTCCCCCGTGGTAGTTACACATACCATTAAGCAAAGAATTCATGTATAAAATTAGTTAGAGGGGGATCCATTAATATGGAAACAATGGGTAGACACGTCATCTCTGAATTATGGGGTTGCGATTTTGATAAGTTAAATGATATGGATTACATTGAAAAAACATTCGTAAATGCTGCATTAAAGTCAGGTGCGGAGATTAGAGAGGTTGCATTCCATAAGTTTGCTCCTCAAGGAGTAAGTGGAGTTGTTATTATCTCTGAATCTCATCTTACTATTCACAGCTTTCCAGAGCATGGGTATGCAAGCATTGATGTTTACACTTGTGGAGATTTAGATCCTAATATTGCTGCAGATCATATTGCTGAATCTTTAGGAGCTCAAACTCGTGAGAATATCGAGATTCCAAGAGGAATGGGACCTGTACAAGTAAAACAAAACCAAGCAAAAGTCCTTTAATTTTAGATTGAAGATGAACAATTTTAAAGAGGTGTAGATGATTTTCATCTACACCTCTTTTTATTATCGGGAAATTTCAGTATGATAGAAAGAGGAATGGATGTACTGTTATGAATAGCGATTGACAAATCATGTAAAAATACGTTAAAGGGGAATAAAAAATGAGTCTTGGAAATACACTTAAAGATTTTTTTAGTACAACACAGGAAACCCGTGAGAAACATTATAACGATAAATTAAGAAGTCATTATTATAAAACAAATCAAAAAAATGCGTTACAGTCGGTGAAAGAGATGATCGACCAAACGCAAGGAATGACAGTAACCTCTGTTTCTGAAGAACGTGGTGAAATGAGTGTTAACATCGATCGACCTAGAAAAGGATTTTTAATTGTCACTATTATTTCAGTTCGTCCTTTTGAGACAGCTGTCGATTTTACAGCAACGACGAACACGTTCCTACCTACTGATTTTGGATATAGTAGAAAAGTGATTATCGACTTATATAAAAAGCTTGATCAAAAACTACCATTTGTTGGTACGGGTAAAAATGGCGGGAATTAATGACTTCTTACTAGGGGATTTAATACATAAACAGATTGATTGGAGCTGGTTGTATGAAGTGTCCTTCATGTCAACACAATGGGACAAGAGTATTAGATTCACGACCTGTAGATGAAGGAAAGTCAATTAGACGTAGACGTGAATGTGAGGAATGTCAATATCGTTTTACAACCTTTGAAAAAGTGGAAGAGATTCCTTTAATTGTTGTAAAAAAAGGTGGAACAAGAGAGGAGTTTAGTCGTGAGAAAATTCTCCGTGGGTTAATAAAGGCTTGCGAAAAACGCCCTGTTCCCTTGCAAAAGTTAGAAGATCTTGTTCACGATATAGAAAAAGAATTACGAAACCAAGGTAACTCTGAAATTAATAGCGAACATATTGGTGAAATGATTATGAATAGGCTAGCAGCGATTGATGAAGTAGCTTATGTACGTTTTGCTTCAGTGTATCGCCAATTTAAGGATATCAATGTTTTTATAAATGAATTAACAGATTTGATCAAAA encodes the following:
- the speD gene encoding adenosylmethionine decarboxylase; translated protein: METMGRHVISELWGCDFDKLNDMDYIEKTFVNAALKSGAEIREVAFHKFAPQGVSGVVIISESHLTIHSFPEHGYASIDVYTCGDLDPNIAADHIAESLGAQTRENIEIPRGMGPVQVKQNQAKVL
- the nrdR gene encoding transcriptional regulator NrdR codes for the protein MKCPSCQHNGTRVLDSRPVDEGKSIRRRRECEECQYRFTTFEKVEEIPLIVVKKGGTREEFSREKILRGLIKACEKRPVPLQKLEDLVHDIEKELRNQGNSEINSEHIGEMIMNRLAAIDEVAYVRFASVYRQFKDINVFINELTDLIKKAK
- the coaE gene encoding dephospho-CoA kinase (Dephospho-CoA kinase (CoaE) performs the final step in coenzyme A biosynthesis.), with protein sequence MTLVIGLTGGIASGKSTVTSMIKEMGFQIVDADMISREVVKAGESAYHEIVKQFGPQILKVNKELDREKLGNVIFSDEEKRVQLNQIVHPAVRKEMLKKIHEAKSENLQAIVLDIPLLFESKLTYLVDKVLVIYVDEKTQLSRLMNRNNLSEQDAKMRIQSQLSIEKKKEMGDYVIDNSGTIQETKEQLNEIIKKLLSE
- a CDS encoding cytosolic protein — its product is MSLGNTLKDFFSTTQETREKHYNDKLRSHYYKTNQKNALQSVKEMIDQTQGMTVTSVSEERGEMSVNIDRPRKGFLIVTIISVRPFETAVDFTATTNTFLPTDFGYSRKVIIDLYKKLDQKLPFVGTGKNGGN
- the ytaF gene encoding sporulation membrane protein YtaF, whose protein sequence is MFQYVSLMLLAFAVSLDSFSVGFTYGMRKMRIPLKSIIVIACCSAATMLFAMMVGELLTKVFPIYITEKLGGFILMLIGAWVLYQFFRPSKENQEEKVTGEKTLINFEIKTLGIVINILRKPMSADIDKSGTITGIEAFLLGFALSLDAFGAGIGAAMLGYNPLIMSILVAVMSSIFVSLGIKSGHIFSRFSWMDKFSCLPGIILIMIGIWKL
- a CDS encoding glyceraldehyde-3-phosphate dehydrogenase gives rise to the protein MRANIAINGFGRIGRMVFRKAIMEDLNIIAINASYPAETLAHLIKYDTTHGKFNGDVIPNGDHLIVNGNKVLLLNERHPERLPWDSLGIDIVIEATGKFNHRDNAISHVKAGAKKVILTAPGKQEDITIVMGVNHDQFDAQKHTIISNASCTTNCLAPVIKVLDDEFTIQNGLMTTVHAYTNDQNNIDNPHKDLRRARSCAQSIIPTTTGAAKALQLVIPHLKGKLHGMALRVPTPNVSLVDLVVDLKKTVSVEDINEAFKRAATTTLKGIIDYTTEPLVSVDFNTNPHSAIIDGLSTIVMEERKVKVLAWYDNEWGYSCRVVDLTKMVAAKITHLLEV